A part of Planococcus sp. MB-3u-03 genomic DNA contains:
- the prmC gene encoding peptide chain release factor N(5)-glutamine methyltransferase — MNKVETLTTVEFVYEALEQATNYVKQYGREETPARILLQHELGVDYSGLVAAMRDKIEERQFEAYWANVEELVEGVPVQHLTGIEQFYGRTFQVSPAVLIPRPETEELIEETLKLKRELFGTEEVQAADIGTGSGVIAITLKCELPEAEVMATDISEEALFMAERNAESLSADVHFTKGDLAAPLAGRKWDIILSNPPYIAHHEAPGLSDTVREFEPHEALFADSNGLAAYETLAEQVPGLISRPGIIGLEIGSSQGAAVTELFQKALPEARVYCKKDINKHDRMVFCILE; from the coding sequence ATGAACAAAGTTGAAACCTTAACGACAGTGGAATTTGTATATGAAGCCTTGGAGCAAGCGACAAATTATGTAAAGCAATACGGCCGTGAAGAAACGCCGGCCCGTATTCTGTTGCAGCATGAATTGGGAGTGGATTACTCCGGTTTGGTCGCAGCAATGCGCGATAAAATCGAAGAGCGCCAATTTGAAGCCTATTGGGCCAATGTCGAAGAATTGGTTGAAGGCGTACCCGTCCAGCATTTGACGGGCATTGAACAATTTTACGGCAGAACCTTCCAAGTTTCGCCAGCTGTTCTCATCCCACGCCCGGAAACAGAAGAGCTGATCGAAGAAACCTTGAAGTTGAAGCGTGAGCTTTTCGGTACGGAAGAAGTACAGGCAGCTGATATCGGAACAGGCAGCGGAGTCATTGCGATCACCTTGAAATGCGAATTGCCTGAAGCGGAAGTGATGGCGACGGATATTTCCGAAGAAGCCTTGTTCATGGCGGAACGCAATGCTGAATCTTTGAGCGCAGATGTCCATTTCACAAAAGGGGACCTAGCAGCGCCGCTTGCGGGGAGAAAATGGGATATCATCCTGTCCAACCCGCCGTACATCGCCCATCACGAAGCGCCGGGCTTGTCTGATACCGTTCGCGAATTCGAGCCGCATGAAGCTTTATTCGCAGACAGCAACGGGCTTGCGGCTTACGAAACATTGGCAGAACAAGTACCTGGATTGATCAGCCGCCCAGGCATCATCGGGCTTGAAATCGGCAGCAGCCAAGGTGCCGCTGTAACGGAATTGTTCCAAAAAGCCTTGCCTGAAGCACGCGTCTATTGCAAAAAAGATATCAACAAACACGACCGCATGGTATTTTGTATTTTAGAGTAA